A single genomic interval of Zobellia nedashkovskayae harbors:
- a CDS encoding OmpA family protein codes for MKFRIFILFFTLAIGFSYGQEVTSKADNYFYSYAYDDAIIEYNKQMQQGKFITNNQLLNLADSYFKTGEYNKASKLYLDINKNDTIMSAHRFNKMLQSLAKISEQDRVKAFLKSKSNSLESELVENAEFNYLLFDKKETEAAGFFIFTLTGNSEFSDFSPAFHDDKLLFSSGRKSKSKRIYGPSGESYLDIYEADIEKGGNIGSVNVYKGVPDSPFHKSTPFYSSTTGGTYYVLSNAKGKNLAFDEKGKNALAIGMAYEGGLFRFLLKDLSTSFYYPFYDEENERLYFAANFDDSYGGTDLYYVVTNNGQVMSEPINMGPRINTPGNEIAPYIYDNSLFFSSDVFYGVGGMDVYRSNIQPDNTFSIPVNLGEGINSKYDEFGFIIRPGEGHELMGYFSSNRPGGKGNDDIYGFKVAAKPGPRTLIFKGKVVKPPYDEAIADAEVRVLDNSGSVLVEMVTKGDGSYQVEIPYTDIVSMEIIKDGYSTFRETYNPKELEELQKAPLQVQLASLSDIVKEKEGKKVLNVNNFFFETGKSNVNIAMTSELDKVVDAIKKFPKLRISIETHTDSKGGSSSNKRISEKRSEAIKAYLLANGVSSENITKAVGYGEEKIINNCTNGVYCLDFLHKQNLRTLFVIDNYDAISQ; via the coding sequence ATGAAATTCAGAATCTTCATATTATTTTTTACGTTGGCCATAGGATTTTCTTACGGGCAAGAGGTGACATCTAAGGCCGATAATTATTTTTATAGTTATGCCTACGATGATGCTATTATTGAGTATAACAAACAAATGCAACAGGGTAAGTTCATTACTAATAATCAGCTTTTGAACTTAGCGGATTCTTACTTTAAAACGGGAGAGTACAATAAAGCCTCAAAATTATATCTTGATATTAATAAGAACGATACTATAATGTCTGCGCATCGTTTTAATAAGATGTTACAAAGTTTGGCTAAAATTTCCGAGCAAGATAGAGTTAAGGCATTTTTGAAATCTAAGAGTAATTCACTTGAAAGTGAATTGGTGGAAAATGCTGAATTTAACTACCTTTTGTTCGATAAGAAAGAAACGGAGGCCGCTGGATTTTTTATTTTCACCTTAACTGGTAATAGCGAGTTTTCGGACTTTTCTCCTGCGTTTCATGATGATAAATTGTTATTCAGTAGTGGGCGAAAGAGCAAATCAAAACGTATTTATGGTCCTTCTGGGGAATCGTATTTGGATATTTACGAAGCTGATATAGAAAAAGGGGGCAACATAGGTTCTGTAAACGTTTATAAAGGTGTGCCTGACTCTCCTTTTCATAAATCCACACCTTTCTATTCCAGTACAACTGGAGGTACATACTATGTGCTTTCTAATGCCAAAGGTAAAAACCTGGCTTTTGATGAAAAAGGAAAGAACGCATTGGCTATTGGTATGGCTTATGAGGGCGGGCTCTTTAGGTTTTTACTGAAGGATTTGAGTACGTCTTTTTATTATCCGTTCTATGATGAAGAAAATGAGCGATTATATTTTGCCGCTAATTTTGATGATAGTTATGGTGGAACTGACCTGTACTATGTAGTGACCAATAATGGTCAGGTAATGTCAGAGCCTATAAATATGGGTCCAAGAATAAATACGCCAGGTAATGAGATAGCGCCTTATATTTACGATAATAGCCTCTTCTTTTCATCAGATGTTTTTTATGGTGTTGGAGGAATGGATGTATATCGTAGTAATATACAACCTGATAATACTTTTAGTATTCCTGTAAATCTTGGTGAGGGAATAAATTCAAAATATGATGAATTCGGTTTTATCATACGACCTGGTGAGGGTCATGAATTAATGGGTTATTTTTCATCCAATAGACCAGGTGGCAAGGGTAATGATGATATCTATGGTTTTAAAGTAGCGGCCAAACCGGGTCCGCGTACGCTTATTTTTAAAGGAAAGGTTGTGAAACCTCCGTATGATGAGGCAATTGCTGATGCAGAAGTACGAGTTCTAGATAATAGTGGTAGTGTTCTTGTCGAAATGGTAACTAAAGGAGACGGTAGCTATCAAGTAGAAATACCCTATACGGATATAGTTTCAATGGAAATAATCAAAGATGGTTATTCAACTTTTAGAGAAACATATAATCCTAAGGAATTGGAGGAGTTGCAGAAAGCACCCTTACAGGTGCAACTAGCTTCCTTAAGTGATATTGTCAAAGAGAAGGAAGGGAAAAAGGTATTGAACGTAAATAATTTCTTCTTTGAAACAGGTAAGAGTAATGTTAATATAGCAATGACTTCAGAGTTGGATAAGGTTGTAGATGCTATTAAGAAATTCCCTAAGCTTAGGATTTCAATTGAGACCCATACGGATAGTAAGGGCGGGAGTAGTTCTAACAAACGGATATCCGAGAAACGCTCAGAGGCTATTAAAGCTTATCTATTGGCAAACGGTGTTTCAAGTGAGAACATAACCAAGGCCGTAGGTTACGGAGAAGAAAAAATTATCAATAACTGTACGAATGGTGTGTATTGCCTAGATTTTCTTCATAAGCAGAATCTTAGAACACTTTTTGTCATTGATAATTATGACGCTATTAGTCAATAA
- a CDS encoding PorP/SprF family type IX secretion system membrane protein, which produces MQYRTLKSFYGYICFTIGVLFISANSFAQKEPQYTQYMYNIGSFNPGYVGSVQNPEIAASYRAQWLDVDGTPRTIRLGTNIPFANEKTGLGLNIISDQLGPSTQTYVEVAYSYQFNVSDKAKLSFGMDAGGSFLNVDFSKGTFENPGEPILGRENISKFYPTIGAGFFLYEDDIWYLGASIPNFLTDGIYNDDVATIIEDKLQFNFIGGYVFDVSEMLKFKPAFLLNYINGAPLNTNLSANFMYNDKFTMGASYRLGSAVSGLVGFQITNGSFIGYSYDYNTSPLGEFSSGSHEIILKFYLGRGDGSGGSSKSLKGKPKQIDTPRFF; this is translated from the coding sequence ATGCAGTATAGAACACTAAAATCCTTTTACGGTTACATCTGCTTTACTATAGGTGTATTGTTCATTTCGGCAAATAGCTTTGCTCAAAAGGAACCTCAGTATACGCAGTACATGTATAACATTGGTAGCTTTAACCCTGGTTATGTAGGCTCAGTTCAGAATCCTGAAATAGCAGCTTCCTATCGTGCACAATGGTTAGATGTTGACGGTACACCACGTACCATTCGTTTAGGAACCAACATACCTTTCGCCAATGAAAAAACGGGACTTGGTCTTAATATTATTAGCGATCAACTAGGACCATCTACACAGACGTATGTAGAAGTGGCGTATTCGTACCAGTTTAATGTTTCCGACAAGGCAAAACTTTCCTTTGGAATGGATGCAGGAGGTTCTTTTTTGAATGTAGATTTTTCAAAAGGTACTTTCGAAAACCCAGGGGAACCAATATTAGGACGTGAAAACATTTCTAAATTTTATCCTACTATTGGAGCTGGTTTCTTTCTGTACGAGGATGACATTTGGTATCTAGGGGCTTCTATACCTAATTTTTTGACGGATGGTATATACAACGATGATGTAGCTACAATTATAGAAGACAAATTACAGTTCAACTTTATAGGGGGTTACGTCTTTGATGTTTCCGAAATGTTGAAGTTCAAACCTGCATTTTTGTTGAACTATATTAACGGAGCACCTTTAAATACCAATCTGAGCGCTAACTTTATGTATAACGATAAGTTTACCATGGGGGCATCTTACCGGTTGGGAAGTGCAGTTAGTGGCCTTGTAGGGTTTCAAATAACCAATGGTAGTTTTATTGGGTATTCGTACGATTATAACACGAGCCCATTAGGTGAGTTCAGTAGTGGTTCACACGAAATAATCCTTAAGTTTTATTTAGGTAGAGGAGATGGTTCTGGCGGAAGTAGCAAGAGCTTAAAAGGGAAGCCAAAACAAATTGATACGCCTAGATTTTTCTAA
- a CDS encoding Ig-like domain-containing protein has protein sequence MKLKKKKVCFSHSLRAQGRVVLLFVLFLGFSFAASAQTVSIARTTPTEPVEGAAGVGGSYTVTRAGGFLLPTTVTLSITGTATPDVDYQALTLSFTLTAVAPSESFDINISEDELIELGETIIITISNVSTGTISPTANTVTFTIQDNDTGTFTLTTPEPNAAEQTTVRGRYLLTLDKENATGTTITIPYTLGGTATPTSDYTTTGQVGQFTFPSGQAARALNINVIDDAIVEPDETVTLTLGAPSNTAKFNYVATPLAQRTVTIEDNDCAAGDVAPVLNATTAAFCDDFTTDLDSYYDGARPTGAVLIWTTNNTNLLLQSDWAPRTGLSPVSAPGTYYAFFWDEPNDCPSPSSAITITQSLSPSAGTVSSSQTACNNATNEFGPISIDLNNASVITGQDAGAWAWTSGPTNIAPVGANATVNFSGQAAGAYVYTFTTNGAVEPCTNKSTTVTINVANCDPCTAGNAAPVLDTTVQRTFCDDITSSLNDYAPNSGPNASVLRWATDNLDLVGSFVPNNRINDPLPGTYYGFYYDAVNNCPSPSLTLTLVQNSTPEILGTPTGDSRCGPGEVTLTATATQNATYNWYTSETGGALVGNGAILTISALTSTTSYYVEAVSNTCRSFPRVKVDAVILPPVNTGAPENASSCNDAAFGTTTLDLDTTFSTAASAGTWAWSSGPANVTPDGENVVDFQGLANGTYVFAYTTTGAEAPCVNETAEVSISVSSCDTDDDGDGLFGGLESSLGTDPNNADSDGDGVDDGVEVGDDTANPLDTDGDGIIDALESNVLDTDSDGVFDQLDPGNNNACIPDSSNGLCDTDEDGITDGQEEADGTNPLDACDPDVNNANCDPTPIDLEVIKTVDKEAAVAGDEVIFTLTVNNLSDRVARNVTVGEMLETGFEYKSHSAADGSYDLAAGEWTIAEIPVNGTTTLTITVDVLDGGPYTNVAELLQSFPVDSNPANDSSEITLNIALPEGVDLVLEKFARIVKEGDTLGIRQPYENSDRVNPLVGQEVIFTIRVTNNSNEDAISNIQVRDTISSRGDSGFVYISSIADKGEYSSETGIWVIPELIRNEVAILEIRVGLPIEGTFENSAEIIRSSPVDSEDKYANNTDTAIVNVSARTEAELGIIYNQFSPNNDGTNDVLKINKEFGSTTIDLVYDIKIFNRYGKVIFEGDQMTDEVIWDGMWEGKESPDGTYFYILNVTLQEEVEGFDTNTTKKGWIQLIR, from the coding sequence ATGAAATTGAAAAAGAAAAAAGTTTGCTTTTCCCACAGTTTAAGAGCACAAGGAAGAGTTGTTTTATTATTTGTATTGTTTTTGGGTTTTAGCTTTGCTGCTAGTGCTCAGACAGTCTCTATTGCACGTACTACGCCCACAGAACCTGTAGAAGGGGCTGCCGGTGTTGGTGGTTCGTATACAGTTACTAGAGCCGGAGGTTTTTTATTGCCTACCACTGTTACGCTAAGTATTACGGGCACAGCTACCCCTGACGTGGATTACCAGGCTCTCACCCTTTCTTTTACTTTGACCGCTGTAGCCCCTAGTGAATCTTTTGATATCAACATAAGTGAAGATGAATTAATTGAGCTAGGTGAGACCATTATTATTACGATAAGCAATGTTAGTACTGGAACTATTAGTCCGACTGCTAATACTGTTACTTTTACCATACAAGACAATGATACGGGTACTTTTACCTTGACGACTCCAGAACCTAATGCAGCTGAACAAACTACGGTTAGGGGGCGCTATTTACTTACGCTAGACAAGGAGAACGCTACTGGAACAACAATTACAATACCATACACTTTAGGGGGTACTGCAACGCCTACTTCTGATTATACAACAACAGGTCAAGTTGGTCAATTTACGTTTCCTTCAGGTCAAGCTGCTAGAGCTTTAAATATTAATGTTATAGATGATGCCATTGTAGAGCCCGACGAAACGGTTACTTTAACATTAGGAGCTCCTAGTAATACAGCGAAGTTTAACTATGTGGCCACACCACTTGCTCAACGAACAGTTACAATAGAAGATAATGATTGTGCAGCGGGGGATGTTGCTCCTGTTCTAAATGCAACTACAGCAGCATTTTGTGACGATTTCACGACGGACTTAGATTCATACTATGATGGGGCACGACCTACAGGGGCGGTCCTAATATGGACTACCAATAATACAAATCTATTATTGCAATCAGATTGGGCGCCTAGAACAGGGCTTAGTCCTGTAAGTGCTCCTGGAACTTACTATGCTTTTTTCTGGGATGAACCTAATGATTGTCCTAGTCCATCTTCAGCCATAACTATTACGCAGAGTTTGTCGCCATCTGCAGGTACTGTATCCTCATCGCAAACTGCATGTAATAATGCAACTAATGAGTTTGGACCTATTTCTATAGACCTTAATAATGCTAGCGTAATTACAGGCCAAGATGCAGGTGCCTGGGCATGGACTTCTGGTCCAACAAATATTGCTCCTGTAGGAGCAAATGCTACCGTAAATTTTAGCGGGCAAGCTGCGGGAGCTTACGTTTATACTTTTACTACAAATGGTGCAGTAGAACCATGTACTAATAAATCAACAACAGTTACTATTAATGTAGCTAATTGTGATCCATGTACCGCAGGAAATGCTGCCCCAGTATTAGATACAACTGTCCAGCGAACGTTTTGCGATGATATTACATCGTCTTTAAATGACTACGCTCCTAACAGTGGCCCAAATGCCAGCGTATTGCGTTGGGCAACGGATAATTTAGATCTGGTAGGGAGTTTTGTTCCAAATAATAGGATAAACGATCCATTACCAGGTACATATTATGGGTTCTATTATGATGCCGTAAATAATTGTCCGAGTCCATCATTAACGTTAACATTGGTTCAAAATTCGACACCTGAAATTCTTGGGACTCCAACTGGAGATAGTAGATGTGGGCCAGGAGAGGTCACACTTACGGCTACTGCTACGCAAAATGCCACCTATAACTGGTATACAAGTGAGACTGGCGGTGCTTTAGTTGGAAATGGAGCAATCCTTACTATTAGTGCTTTAACGAGTACAACATCTTATTATGTAGAGGCAGTATCTAATACCTGTAGGTCATTTCCACGAGTTAAAGTAGATGCTGTTATTTTACCTCCTGTAAATACAGGTGCACCAGAAAATGCATCGTCTTGTAATGACGCTGCTTTTGGTACTACCACCTTAGATTTAGATACCACTTTTTCTACAGCGGCAAGCGCAGGTACATGGGCTTGGTCTTCAGGGCCTGCTAATGTAACTCCTGATGGTGAAAACGTGGTAGATTTTCAAGGTTTGGCAAATGGCACATATGTTTTTGCTTATACAACTACAGGTGCGGAGGCACCCTGTGTTAATGAAACGGCTGAGGTTAGTATTTCTGTTAGTAGTTGTGATACTGATGATGATGGTGATGGCTTATTTGGTGGATTGGAATCTAGCCTTGGTACTGATCCTAATAATGCGGATTCTGATGGTGATGGTGTAGATGATGGTGTTGAAGTTGGTGATGATACTGCCAATCCTTTAGATACTGATGGAGACGGAATAATTGACGCTTTAGAGTCCAATGTTTTGGATACGGATAGCGATGGTGTTTTTGATCAATTAGATCCAGGCAACAATAACGCATGTATTCCAGATAGTTCAAATGGACTTTGTGATACAGATGAAGATGGTATTACTGACGGGCAAGAAGAAGCAGACGGTACTAATCCTTTAGATGCTTGCGACCCTGATGTCAATAATGCAAATTGCGACCCGACACCTATAGACCTAGAAGTAATAAAGACAGTTGATAAGGAAGCGGCTGTTGCGGGCGATGAGGTTATTTTTACACTAACAGTTAATAATCTATCTGATCGTGTTGCTCGAAATGTTACGGTAGGCGAGATGCTGGAAACAGGTTTTGAATACAAATCACACAGCGCGGCGGATGGTAGTTATGATTTAGCTGCTGGCGAATGGACAATTGCTGAGATTCCGGTAAACGGAACAACCACTTTAACTATCACTGTTGATGTGTTGGACGGAGGTCCTTACACGAACGTAGCCGAACTTTTACAATCGTTCCCAGTAGATAGTAACCCTGCAAATGATAGTTCAGAAATCACTTTAAACATTGCTCTTCCGGAAGGTGTTGACTTAGTTTTGGAGAAATTTGCGCGCATTGTTAAAGAAGGAGATACACTAGGTATTCGACAACCGTATGAAAACTCAGATAGAGTTAACCCGTTAGTAGGTCAAGAAGTAATTTTTACAATTAGGGTAACGAATAATTCTAATGAAGATGCTATTTCTAATATCCAAGTACGAGATACTATTTCTTCAAGAGGAGATAGTGGCTTTGTTTATATAAGCAGCATAGCAGATAAAGGGGAGTACTCATCTGAGACCGGAATCTGGGTCATACCGGAATTGATTAGAAATGAAGTTGCTATTCTTGAAATAAGAGTAGGACTTCCAATAGAGGGTACTTTTGAGAATAGTGCTGAAATTATACGGTCCTCTCCGGTTGATAGCGAAGACAAATACGCTAATAATACAGACACGGCTATCGTAAATGTTTCAGCAAGGACCGAAGCGGAGTTAGGAATTATTTACAATCAGTTCTCTCCAAATAACGATGGGACTAATGATGTACTGAAAATAAATAAGGAATTCGGGTCTACTACGATAGATTTGGTTTACGATATCAAAATTTTCAATAGATACGGAAAAGTAATTTTTGAAGGCGATCAAATGACCGATGAAGTTATTTGGGATGGAATGTGGGAAGGTAAAGAATCACCTGACGGCACTTATTTTTATATCCTAAACGTAACGCTACAAGAAGAAGTAGAAGGTTTTGATACCAATACCACTAAAAAAGGCTGGATTCAGCTCATAAGATAA
- the fabD gene encoding ACP S-malonyltransferase — MNAYIFPGQGAQFVGMGLDLYEKYPLAQQLFEQANEILGFAITDIMFEGTPEDLKQTKVTQPAIFLHSVILSKVMGDSFKPDMVAGHSLGEFSALVANGSLGFEDGLKLVSQRALAMQKACELQPSTMAAVLGLEDAIVEKICEETPGIVVAANYNCPGQLVISGEVEAIDAACVKMKEAGARRALVLPVGGAFHSPLMEPAREELAAAIENTTFATPKCPVYQNVTTVAVSDAVEIQKNLISQLTAPVKWTQSVENMVKDGASLFIEVGPGKVLQGLVRKIAPEAKSQSADIPS, encoded by the coding sequence ATGAATGCATATATATTTCCCGGACAAGGGGCGCAATTTGTTGGTATGGGTCTAGACCTCTATGAAAAATACCCATTGGCACAACAGCTTTTTGAGCAGGCAAATGAGATTCTTGGTTTTGCTATTACAGATATTATGTTTGAAGGTACGCCCGAAGACTTAAAGCAAACCAAGGTTACCCAACCGGCCATTTTTTTACATTCGGTTATTTTGAGTAAGGTAATGGGCGATAGTTTTAAGCCGGATATGGTTGCAGGCCATTCATTAGGTGAGTTTTCTGCCTTAGTAGCTAATGGCTCCTTAGGTTTTGAAGATGGATTAAAATTGGTTTCTCAACGTGCTTTGGCTATGCAGAAAGCATGTGAACTTCAGCCAAGTACAATGGCAGCGGTTTTAGGACTAGAAGATGCTATAGTAGAGAAGATATGTGAGGAAACCCCAGGTATTGTGGTAGCAGCAAATTATAACTGTCCTGGACAATTAGTAATTTCAGGAGAGGTAGAAGCTATAGATGCAGCTTGTGTTAAAATGAAAGAAGCAGGCGCTAGAAGAGCTTTGGTACTTCCTGTAGGTGGTGCATTTCATTCGCCTTTAATGGAGCCTGCTCGTGAAGAGTTGGCGGCAGCAATAGAGAATACAACTTTTGCAACACCTAAGTGTCCAGTTTACCAAAATGTGACGACTGTTGCGGTTAGTGATGCTGTTGAAATTCAGAAAAATCTAATTTCTCAATTGACTGCACCCGTAAAATGGACGCAAAGTGTGGAAAATATGGTAAAAGATGGAGCTTCCCTGTTTATAGAGGTAGGTCCAGGAAAAGTGCTGCAAGGCCTAGTTAGAAAAATAGCTCCAGAGGCAAAAAGTCAATCTGCAGATATCCCAAGTTGA